The DNA segment CAACAACAGGATGAACCCTTCTAGGCACAATCGAATGTTGTaagattttagttttcaatttatATGTGAAAGAAAGAACTAGTGCAATCTTGGATTGTAATGATATTTGTTATTATACGTGTATCGAATTTTTAGTATCGAACTCGTGTTTTTAAAAAGAATTATAGATGTATGTATGCCTTCCGAACTATTTTCGAATAACGAACTATTGACCGATTTTTTTTTTAGCGAATATGAACTATCCCAACCAGGCGTTAGGCGTccgcgaattgctaactaggatagTAGCCACGTCACAGATAGTTGACGTGGACATAGATGCTCCTTTTGACTCTTTAAGATAGTAACCACGTCAGACAAATTATCCGCCGTTAGATTTCTTTCATAAAGTCGTGACATCATAAATTGTTTTCTATCTAGGTCTTCACAGAAACAAAGcaatttcttcttcctttcatcttctttctttcctGCAGAGCCAACTGAAAAATCAATCAACCGATCATGGCCGCCTCCTCCTCTACATCCTCTTCTTCGTtatcagattcatcttcttcctctcgtGATTTACGCCGTCGTCGACGCCGTAGAAAAGATAGAGAAGAATCTCTTAAGATCCGTAAAAagaccagcagcagcagcagcaaaggtGGTAGTAGCTCCAGAACGAAACGGAAACGAAAGCATCACGATTCTGATGATTATTCTTCCGATTCTTACAGGTTTTCTTCAAAATCTAATTgataaaatttttggtttttttcccTTCTAATTTTATGTATGCTTAGAGTAATTTTGAACCTTACGTATGATTTAcagaatttttttattatttttatgataaAAGTTTAGTTTTTGAACTGTTAGATTGGAttttattaaggttggaatcaaCCAGGGGTTGAATCTAGTAATGTATTTTAGAGAGGAAGCAATATGATTGATTAGCTAGGGCTTTCGAATGGGTATTGAACTTGTGCAGAATAAGGGTCATGGCATTGCATTGCATTGTAATAGTAGTATAAGTGGTGATGGTGGTCCATTAGAAAGGCTCTTTATCTTGCTTGCTTCTAGCACTGTTAGGTATATACTTTTCTCACATAGGAGCGGTACAGAAGCCAAAACCCTATGAAAGAAAGGTGAACAATGCAGTAGCATACCTATAGCCCCCTGAATTATTAGGTCACAATTTAAGTATCGGTTTAGTACTAAAGTGTATTAGTTCAGCGACTATCAGGTTCTTAACATCTAAAATATAAATTAGATTTTAGTTTCTACTTGCCATAGAAAATTGGATTAGCATCTTTACAGGCCATAGTACCACCCGGAGGTAGTTCCTCAGCTTGTCATCAAACTCCCGCGCCTCCGGTTATGAATCCTTTTCCCAATCACTTTCTATTGGCTGATTGACTTCTTATAGCTCGTCGCCTCATCTGTCTTATCTTTGTATGACTTCTTATAGCTCGTCGCCTCATCTGTCTTATCTTtgtaatgaaatattagattgtGCGTGTAAATGTTTACTCGTATAACAATGAATAGTtgttttagttgtagaaagcccaATTTGTGGCATCCCCTTTGGTAGACTCATCTCATCACTTACTTTCAAGCAGTGTATAGTCATGTCATCTATTAGTATTCTAATAGTTTGCATATCCCCTGCACCGATGGCTGCACTCTGTTTTCGAAAACTATTGGATGACATGACTACACATTGCTAAATAGATGAAATGAATAATTATGCCTTGACTAGGAAGCGAATATAATGATAACTTAAAAAGTACAAACGATGATTTTGCAACTTAAAAACCAAACAAAAACTTGGAAATTTCAAAATTGTTATAATGATAAGTTCGCAACTTATTTGTTTATTAAACCCATAATAGTTGGAAGTAACAATCAAAGCCCAGTAGGGTTTGTTTTACTGTTTTCTAACTAAATACTAATATCTTTTTTATTCCCTCATTTAAAAACGTTTCTTCTTCTGTCGCTTCTTCGTGGCTAGTATTGTTTAAATAGCTTTTGGACAGAATAGGCAGTATCAGTATGCCAATATGCTTTAGTTAGTTTAATTGCTCCTTTTGTCATGTTGAGAACTTCTTACTTTTCTTTTATCATGTTGACAACTTCTTGCTTTTCTATTTATATACGAGTATATTGTTATATATTTTGCAAAGCTCGCTTTCGCTTTACGCTTGCAAGACGCTTTATGCTTTGATGCTAGAGCGGTTTGCTCCATGCTTTCGCTTTTTAAAACCTTGTGCGCGTGTAAATGCTTACTCGTATAGTAACAAATAGCTGTATTAATTGTAGAAAGCCCAATATGTGTAAATGTTCTGTGTCCATCTATTTAGTGTTATCCATTATATCTTCATTGGGAAATCTTTTTCGTTTTCTTTCATTTAGAAGCACTAACAGTACTTGGCTATCTAGTTGATCTATTATTTTTGTGGCTCTGAGTTGCAGTTCTACAAGTTCTTCTGAGGGCGAGGCATCCTATCAcagaaaaaaacacaaaaagaatgacaAAGTAAAGAAGGTAGCTCTTTGACACCTCTTAATTTCGGGCTCGTCTTTTGTGATTACCTCGGATTTCTTAGGTTGGTTTTTTGTTACTAGTCCAAGGAGAAAGATAAAAGCAAGTCACATCGGCATAGACGTCATAAGCACAAGTCAAAAGAGGTAGGCTACTTCCCTTTTAATTGGATATTTAGTATTTACATGTATTTACATGCCTTGCATGAAATACAACAGATTTACTACATGCTTATATTTGAAAATTCTATCTGGACTCTGGAAAGCTTTCAACAACTAGAGCATCGAGACCCCAGTCTTACTAAGTTAGTATGACTTGATCTGTTTATTTTGCTGCTGTGGATCAAGCACTCATCACTGCCTCCCAAGTCATCCCAGCTTTCTATCAGGACTTGATATTTCATGTTCAAATTATTGAAGTGCGCAACTTAGATTTCCTATCCATGTTAGTTTAGGCCAGATATTCTTTATGTAAAGAACCTTAGGACATAGTAGAAAATATTGCATCAAAAAGTGTTACGCAAACCTTTAGAAGGAGGAGACCTGTTGAAGTGTAGGGAAGTGATCCTAAACATGTCGGGTGTGTAGGGCATGTGGGCTTCACACTCAACGGTCATGGTCCGTTCATTAGATGTGGGCATACATTTCATATATGTGGTTCTTTCTGTAGTTAAATTTGATTAAGCGTTACTTATGTCGTAAGTAAAATGTATCAGAGTACACTAAAAAGATTGTACTAAAAATAAACACGTGTATATAACTGAAATGCATCACCCTACACACCCGACATGTTTAGGATTGCATCTCTTCACGAATCTTGGTCTCCAAGGATTTCTGGTAAACTCTTTCAAGTGCCATGTTCATTTTGATTCGTCGTCCAGGAGTTTTCTTATATGATAGCCTCATCGTTTGATCATGCTGTAGACATCATCTAGCTTTCAAGTATAATTTTTTCTATCGATTTTCGAGATGCTTATGTTTTCTGTTGCCTGTCTTTGGATTGGCTCTTCGATATTGGAGCTGGGGTCTGGAACCTGATAAATGGAACTGGTGGGTTTGTCTATCTGTTGGTTCTGTTTTGGGGATTTTCTGGCTATGGTTGGAGCCTTATATAGAAATCACTGGCTGAGAGGAGTAGCAGCCCTGTTCAGCTTTCAAAGGTAACACTTCTTCACTCATTCTTTTAGTTTGGCAGAAAGGATTTTTCTCTTTGTATACTTAGATCTTGTTGTTTGTTTGTTCGTTCAGTTCTTGGGACGCGACAAAGAAGACGGTGTACGCCGAAGTGCTGTATCTGGGAAAAAGGTAACCGTGGACATTAAAAAAAATCAGTATTATCCTTCTTATAAAACAAGTGCAATTTGGTAACTGTTTTGATCGTTTTCtctagattttgttgaaactTGACAAGTCGAAGGAGGACAAATTGGCAGAAAACAACCGCAATGAGTTGCTTAAATTTTTGAACGCCAGTTACGACTGAGATTGTATGCAAGTTGCTTGGTGATGTGACTGGTTATTGTCTAAACACGATAAGCATGGATCATCTGCGAAGTGGATATCAGTTTCTCCTTTAATGATTAGGTGATTTTGTCAGGAATACATGTTTTTGTTTATCTATGATGTGAAATGAAAGTTACTGTAATGCGCTCGAGTTACAAACATCTTGGAGACAGATAAACTTACTGTTTTTTGTGCTACATATATATTATGTCAGAACATTCTGAAGAATATTTCTTACTTGAAATGTCAATCTAGTTGTTCAATAGTTTCATGAACGTGTGAGCATGATTCACACAAGAAGCTAAACTAGCAATATGTTAGGATGCTATTTGCTGTTTCTGACTCATCTCACAAGGCGTTCATATCCTTTGTGCTAAATTGTGTCAATGAAGACTATGTAGTCGCTTTTTTGACTCTCCAGTCAAAAGATCTATCGATTTATCCAACCTCGATCCAAATCTCACATGCATACATCTTATCATTGAAATGGAGAGTCTTCATCTCTTTCTCTTGCTTGGGAATCAATGTGGTGGTTTTGGTGCAAGTTCTTGCTTTTGACTTTGTTGTTCTAGCTAAGATTACCGACGACATGGgagcttaacaaaagaaaacgtGTTTTAAGGGGGCTGCTGATTTTCCTAATCTTTTATTCATCCACTGTTTTGATTCAAGCTAAAGCTAATCCATTTATAAATATGTGTTTAGTCCCCTAATCCTATGCTAAAAATTGTATGTTTAAACTTTACACGACAAGATTAACTAATAAAATTCGCTTGCTTAGACAATCATTTCTTAAATAGATAACAAAGTGGTTTCTTGGTCAAAAGAGCTGTCGACTTTTGTAGACTTGGCTAGTAATAAAATAACGTATTCTAATTCTCAAAATCTCATAATAAGAACTCCAGATCATAATCTTTGCTGTCAGATTTAGTAATCCTTCTACAACCATggagcaacatttggagatttCTCTAACATTTCCTTTAAATCGGACAGGAAAGGCGTATTCTAGGGAGGCCGAATTTTTAAGGCTGCTAATGGGCGTCAGGTTGTTGGGAAGAGTATCAaaattcatataagacaaaattTTAGTAACATCAAAAAATTTCCATTCAGTGTTAGATTTATTCC comes from the Papaver somniferum cultivar HN1 unplaced genomic scaffold, ASM357369v1 unplaced-scaffold_81, whole genome shotgun sequence genome and includes:
- the LOC113345610 gene encoding protein FAM133A-like, which produces MAASSSTSSSSLSDSSSSSRDLRRRRRRRKDREESLKIRKKTSSSSSKGGSSSRTKRKRKHHDSDDYSSDSYSSTSSSEGEASYHRKKHKKNDKVKKSKEKDKSKSHRHRRHKHKSKEKSLAERSSSPVQLSKFLGRDKEDGVRRSAVSGKKILLKLDKSKEDKLAENNRNELLKFLNASYD